The proteins below come from a single Nitrospira sp. genomic window:
- the ccsA gene encoding cytochrome c biogenesis protein CcsA, producing MSSLVFMLTMGLYFVSTVCYLAYLLRRAETLSKVSLGITAAGFATHTVALVARMTDASQAQLPTFHEALSFFSWMLILVFLAVEFRRQLHVLGSFIVPLALVSLVTAAAFRSDGASTLQPVFKTLWVHVTLSMLGTVGFAVAFVAGVMYLIQDGLLKSKRFNVLYAKLPALDYLDHLNQQSIVMGFPLLTLGIISGAFSAEIVRGTYVNWNPEQTWAMVTWGFYFAVLVGRLTIGWRAKRAAYLTIIGFAGVILTLIGVVLKSHGSVS from the coding sequence ATGTCATCCCTGGTTTTTATGCTCACGATGGGTCTCTATTTCGTGAGCACGGTGTGCTATCTGGCCTACCTGCTCCGACGGGCTGAAACCTTGTCAAAAGTCTCGCTCGGGATCACTGCTGCCGGGTTTGCCACCCACACCGTGGCGCTGGTGGCCAGGATGACGGATGCCAGCCAGGCCCAATTGCCCACCTTTCACGAGGCCCTCTCGTTTTTTTCCTGGATGCTGATTCTGGTCTTTCTCGCAGTCGAATTCCGCCGACAACTCCACGTGCTCGGTTCGTTTATTGTCCCGTTGGCGCTCGTTTCACTGGTCACTGCTGCGGCCTTCCGGTCCGACGGGGCCTCCACGCTTCAGCCTGTCTTTAAGACCTTGTGGGTCCACGTGACCCTGAGCATGCTGGGGACGGTTGGGTTCGCCGTGGCATTTGTCGCGGGGGTGATGTACCTCATTCAAGATGGTCTTCTCAAGTCCAAGCGGTTCAATGTGCTCTATGCAAAACTGCCTGCTCTGGACTATCTCGATCATTTGAACCAGCAATCCATCGTCATGGGATTTCCGCTGTTGACGCTAGGAATCATCAGCGGCGCGTTTTCCGCGGAAATCGTTCGGGGGACCTACGTGAACTGGAACCCTGAGCAGACGTGGGCCATGGTGACGTGGGGCTTCTACTTTGCCGTCCTGGTCGGTCGCTTGACCATCGGTTGGCGCGCCAAGCGGGCCGCCTATCTGACGATCATCGGTTTTGCCGGTGTGATCTTGACCCTGATCGGCGTGGTCTTGAAGAGTCACGGGTCGGTGTCCTGA
- the cobA gene encoding uroporphyrinogen-III C-methyltransferase yields the protein MVTTTRTGKVFLVGAGPGDPKLLTLRGKECLEQADVVLYDYLANEALLQHTSPQAERLYVGRRGRGQYRDQSEINRLLVDHARSGKYVVRLKGGDPFVFGRGGEEAEAVAAAGLEFEVVPGVTAAVAAPAYAGIPVTHRTMASTVTFVTGHEDPTKDRSRIEWTRLATVHGTLVFLMGMTNLPKIVECLKAEGKDGTTPVAVIRWGTRVSQRTVVGILDDIVERAAAAQMEPPTVIVVGEVVRLRSQLNWFERRPLFGTRVLVTRPKPQAAEFSNLIQAQGGEAVECPTIEIAPPEDWAPLDTALARLSTYGWLIFTSVNGVAPFMTRLFETGRDVRALAGMTICCIGPRTAEALAVYGLRADVIPEQFQAEGILEALAGRQMRGARVLIPRALVAREILPEQLRAQGAEVDVVPVYRTIRSAVATDRLVEQLRAEEIDVISFTSSSTVRNFVELFATRDELLRLVGSTTVACIGPITADTARQVGLTVHVMAAHNTIPALADAIVQHVDSRRARRPTSAASVSNGGM from the coding sequence ATGGTGACGACGACGCGCACAGGGAAAGTTTTCTTGGTCGGGGCCGGTCCCGGAGACCCGAAGCTGCTCACGCTGCGCGGGAAAGAGTGTCTCGAGCAGGCCGATGTCGTGTTGTATGATTATCTTGCCAACGAAGCCCTGTTGCAGCATACCTCCCCGCAGGCCGAACGCCTCTACGTCGGGCGTCGTGGCCGTGGCCAGTATCGAGATCAATCAGAGATCAATCGTCTCCTGGTTGATCATGCGCGGTCAGGGAAATACGTGGTCCGCCTGAAAGGCGGCGATCCGTTCGTGTTCGGACGGGGCGGGGAGGAGGCGGAAGCCGTTGCCGCCGCGGGGCTGGAGTTTGAGGTGGTGCCCGGGGTGACGGCGGCGGTGGCTGCGCCGGCCTATGCGGGCATTCCCGTCACGCACCGCACCATGGCGTCCACCGTGACCTTTGTCACGGGTCACGAAGATCCCACGAAAGACCGCAGCCGTATCGAGTGGACGCGGTTGGCAACGGTGCATGGAACCTTGGTCTTTCTGATGGGCATGACCAACTTGCCGAAGATCGTGGAATGCCTGAAGGCTGAAGGGAAAGACGGCACGACGCCCGTGGCCGTGATTCGTTGGGGGACGCGAGTGTCTCAGCGAACCGTCGTCGGAATCTTGGACGATATTGTGGAGCGAGCGGCGGCGGCGCAGATGGAACCTCCGACCGTGATCGTCGTCGGTGAGGTGGTGCGCTTGCGATCACAGTTGAATTGGTTTGAACGGCGGCCACTGTTCGGAACACGCGTGCTGGTGACGAGGCCGAAGCCTCAGGCGGCGGAGTTTTCCAATCTGATTCAGGCGCAGGGCGGAGAAGCCGTGGAATGTCCGACCATTGAAATTGCGCCACCTGAAGACTGGGCCCCGCTGGACACGGCGCTTGCGCGTCTGTCCACTTACGGCTGGCTTATCTTCACCAGCGTGAACGGCGTCGCGCCCTTCATGACCCGGCTATTCGAGACTGGGCGGGACGTGCGGGCCTTGGCCGGTATGACCATCTGTTGTATCGGGCCGCGCACTGCGGAAGCGCTGGCGGTATACGGACTGCGGGCGGATGTGATTCCGGAACAGTTTCAAGCGGAAGGGATTCTCGAGGCTCTGGCCGGCCGGCAGATGCGTGGTGCAAGAGTCTTGATCCCGCGCGCGTTGGTCGCCCGGGAAATCCTGCCTGAGCAATTGCGCGCTCAGGGGGCGGAGGTCGATGTGGTGCCGGTGTACCGGACGATTCGATCGGCCGTGGCGACGGATCGGCTTGTCGAGCAACTCCGGGCTGAGGAGATCGATGTGATCTCCTTCACCAGTTCCTCGACGGTGCGGAACTTTGTCGAGTTGTTCGCGACGAGGGACGAGTTGTTGCGGCTCGTCGGATCGACGACGGTCGCCTGCATCGGCCCGATTACGGCAGACACTGCGCGGCAAGTCGGTCTGACGGTGCATGTCATGGCTGCGCACAACACGATTCCGGCGCTGGCCGACGCCATCGTCCAGCATGTTGACAGTCGACGCGCTCGTCGCCCCACGTCGGCGGCGAGTGTATCGAACGGCGGTATGTGA
- the hemC gene encoding hydroxymethylbilane synthase: MSRSTFILGTRGSKLAVHQSQWVQARLQELVPGLTISLKRIQTSGDKILDVPLAKIGGKGLFVKEIEDALLSGEIDLAVHSMKDVPTALPEGLDILCVPPREDARDALITHDRCRLDQLKPGARIGTSSLRRQAQLLHYRPDFVIEMLRGNLDTRLRKLREGQFDAIVLAAAGLRRLEWDAEITEYLPVHLSLPAIAQGALGIEARSNDSVVRDVLSRFEHRPTRMTVTAERALLHRLEGGCQVPIAAHAVLDGETLTLDGLVATVDGRRVIRHQIQGPATDAHHLGTTLAERLLADGADVILKDIYGNA; encoded by the coding sequence ATGAGTCGTTCGACGTTCATTCTCGGCACGCGTGGCAGCAAGTTGGCCGTCCATCAGAGCCAGTGGGTTCAGGCACGTCTCCAGGAGCTGGTCCCGGGTCTCACCATCTCTCTCAAACGCATCCAAACCTCTGGCGACAAGATTCTTGATGTCCCGCTGGCGAAGATTGGTGGCAAAGGGCTGTTCGTCAAAGAAATCGAAGACGCGCTCCTGAGCGGGGAGATCGATCTTGCCGTCCACAGCATGAAGGATGTCCCAACGGCATTGCCTGAGGGCCTGGACATTCTCTGCGTGCCGCCTCGTGAAGATGCACGCGATGCGTTGATTACGCACGATCGATGCCGGTTGGATCAACTGAAGCCCGGCGCCCGCATCGGGACCAGTAGCCTGCGGCGGCAGGCCCAGTTGCTGCACTATCGTCCCGATTTTGTGATTGAGATGCTGCGCGGCAATTTGGACACTCGTCTGAGGAAGCTACGCGAGGGGCAGTTTGATGCCATTGTGTTGGCCGCGGCGGGATTGCGGCGACTGGAGTGGGATGCAGAGATTACGGAATACCTTCCGGTTCATCTCAGCCTCCCCGCGATTGCTCAGGGAGCGCTGGGTATCGAAGCGCGCAGCAATGACAGCGTCGTGCGCGACGTGCTCAGTCGTTTCGAGCATCGTCCCACCCGTATGACCGTGACAGCGGAGCGGGCCTTGCTGCACCGGCTGGAAGGGGGCTGTCAGGTTCCCATCGCGGCGCATGCCGTGTTAGATGGAGAGACTTTGACCCTGGATGGCCTGGTGGCGACGGTGGATGGACGGCGTGTCATTCGTCATCAGATTCAAGGACCGGCGACCGATGCGCATCACTTGGGAACAACGTTGGCCGAACGATTGTTGGCTGATGGCGCGGATGTCATCCTCAAGGACATCTACGGGAACGCGTGA
- a CDS encoding glutamyl-tRNA reductase, which translates to MHVIVVGLSHKTAPVEIREKLAVPESRLREALSRLCTYPGVREGLLLSTCNRVEVYAVVEDLESGYGRVQEFLADTHLSLSSEHLTPHLYWHAGDRAIGHLFRVASSLDSMIVGESQILGQIKDAFEVALTHKASGLLLNKIVKKAISVAKRVRTETKIAETAVSVSYAAVELAKKIFSNLTEKTVLLIGAGEMAKLAARHLIANGVRQVRITTRNFQHGLELAQKFNGTAVPFEDHKTELAEADIVLVSTGASHYLVTADDVQRAMRQRLSRPMFLIDISVPRNIDPAVRPIDDAFLFDIDDLHMRVEQNREDRLREAAKAEQMVVEEVAVLGQWLQSLEVTPTIVALRSRTEEIKRREVEKVLARLAHLTSEDRAAVEALASAIVNKMVHGTMVTLKSEATSSSGAAYVDAARRFFNLEETQPVYASTQTEGQELPEGNGPGHETGGFSEPSLVQQTTKEPGRRGR; encoded by the coding sequence ATGCATGTCATTGTCGTCGGATTGAGTCATAAGACCGCCCCGGTGGAGATTCGCGAGAAGCTCGCCGTTCCAGAAAGTCGTCTGCGAGAGGCCCTCAGTCGGCTCTGTACGTATCCCGGTGTGCGGGAGGGATTGTTGCTGTCCACCTGTAACCGGGTCGAAGTGTATGCGGTGGTCGAAGATCTGGAAAGCGGCTATGGCCGGGTCCAGGAGTTTTTGGCGGACACCCATCTGTCCCTTTCCTCGGAACATCTGACTCCGCATCTTTACTGGCATGCCGGCGATCGCGCGATCGGGCATCTCTTCCGCGTGGCGTCCAGTCTCGATTCTATGATCGTCGGCGAGTCCCAGATTCTCGGCCAAATCAAGGACGCGTTCGAGGTCGCGTTGACGCACAAGGCCTCTGGGTTGCTGCTGAACAAAATCGTGAAGAAGGCCATTTCGGTCGCCAAACGTGTCCGGACCGAAACCAAAATTGCGGAGACGGCGGTATCGGTGAGTTACGCCGCCGTCGAGCTGGCGAAAAAAATCTTCTCAAACCTGACTGAAAAGACCGTGCTCCTGATCGGAGCGGGTGAAATGGCCAAATTGGCGGCTCGCCACCTGATTGCCAATGGCGTGCGTCAGGTGAGAATCACGACCAGGAATTTTCAACATGGCCTCGAGTTGGCACAGAAGTTCAACGGCACTGCCGTGCCGTTCGAGGACCACAAAACCGAATTGGCGGAGGCGGATATTGTGCTGGTGTCCACCGGCGCCTCACACTATTTGGTCACCGCCGATGATGTGCAGCGTGCGATGAGGCAGCGGCTGAGTCGCCCCATGTTCTTGATCGACATCTCCGTGCCGCGCAATATCGACCCCGCTGTTCGACCGATCGACGATGCGTTCCTGTTCGATATCGATGATTTGCACATGCGGGTCGAGCAGAACCGCGAGGATCGGTTGCGTGAAGCGGCGAAGGCCGAGCAGATGGTGGTCGAAGAAGTGGCCGTGCTCGGGCAGTGGCTGCAGTCCCTGGAAGTGACGCCGACCATTGTGGCGCTGCGCAGCCGGACGGAAGAAATCAAGCGGCGTGAGGTGGAGAAGGTTCTCGCGCGATTGGCGCATCTCACGTCCGAGGATCGAGCGGCCGTGGAGGCGCTGGCTTCCGCCATCGTCAATAAAATGGTGCATGGCACGATGGTCACATTGAAGAGTGAAGCGACGTCTTCCAGCGGCGCAGCCTACGTGGACGCCGCTCGGCGATTTTTCAATTTGGAAGAGACCCAGCCCGTCTATGCATCAACTCAGACAGAGGGGCAAGAACTCCCGGAGGGAAATGGTCCCGGTCACGAGACCGGTGGATTTTCCGAACCCTCATTGGTCCAGCAAACAACGAAGGAGCCAGGCCGGCGTGGTCGTTAA